A genomic region of Streptomyces sp. NBC_00247 contains the following coding sequences:
- a CDS encoding class I SAM-dependent methyltransferase, with protein MTLLHDAELSSAFDHASLAYDRLVAANPGYHAHLRRSARRLGLPHGGAGLRVLDLGCGTGASTAALLSAAPYAEIVAVDASAGMLAQAAAKEWPAHVSFVHSPVEALADTLRADGNGGSVDRRFDAVFAAYLFRNVTDPDTVLTSARELLMPGGRLAVHEYALSEGRAHRALWNSVCRSVVMPLGRAAGDGELYRHLWRSVIAFDTAPVFAERVGRAGFEEVRVLPLPGWQTGIAHTFVARAPRRSGDRGTA; from the coding sequence ATGACCCTGCTGCACGACGCCGAGTTGTCCTCCGCGTTCGATCACGCCTCCCTCGCCTACGACCGTCTGGTGGCGGCCAACCCCGGCTACCACGCCCATTTGCGGCGCTCCGCCCGCCGCCTCGGACTGCCCCACGGCGGTGCGGGGCTGCGGGTACTCGACCTGGGGTGCGGTACGGGGGCCTCCACCGCCGCTCTGCTGTCCGCCGCCCCGTACGCGGAGATCGTGGCCGTCGACGCCTCCGCGGGCATGCTCGCGCAGGCCGCCGCCAAGGAGTGGCCCGCCCATGTCAGCTTCGTACACTCCCCGGTGGAGGCGCTGGCGGACACCCTTCGGGCGGACGGGAACGGCGGCTCCGTCGACCGCCGTTTCGACGCGGTGTTCGCCGCCTATCTCTTCCGCAACGTCACCGATCCGGACACCGTCCTCACCTCGGCCCGCGAACTCCTCATGCCGGGAGGGCGGTTGGCGGTGCACGAGTACGCCCTGTCGGAAGGGCGGGCGCACCGGGCCCTGTGGAATTCGGTCTGCCGCTCGGTGGTGATGCCGCTGGGCCGGGCCGCCGGGGACGGGGAGCTCTACCGTCATCTCTGGCGCAGCGTGATCGCCTTCGACACCGCGCCCGTGTTCGCCGAACGGGTCGGCCGGGCCGGCTTCGAGGAGGTGCGGGTGCTGCCGCTGCCCGGCTGGCAGACCGGCATCGCCCACACCTTCGTCGCCCGGGCTCCGCGCCGTTCCGGGGACCGGGGCACGGCGTGA